DNA from Chitinophaga pendula:
AACAGGTAACGGTTATCGTTTTTCTTCAGCTCATAAGTCTGACCATTCTTGAATACATGTACCAGCGCCGGACGACCCAGTCTCCGCAAATCCATCCATCGTAAACCGCCGTCAAAGGCGGTCTCCAAACGGCGCTCCTCCAATATCCGCTGTAGTATCGCATCATTACTGGCAAAATCCCCTCGCCGCAATGCCACGAACTGTCCCCGCTTGATCCGGCGTCCCAGCAACGTATTGATATCTGATAATGCCGCCTCATATTGCTGCTGACGCGCATACGCTTCCGCACGTATCACATACGCCTCACTCACCTTCAGCCCGATAAAATAGCTGGGATTCTCCTGCTTGGCGTACATATTATACATCGTACTGCCAGTCTGCTTGCCATCACTGGTGTTCAGATCAGCAAAAGAGGAAAAGATATATTTGCGATAATCAGTTACATTCTCCTGCCGGTTACATAGCAATAGCAACTCCGGCGATGGCTTGAACATATACTGTGAGTAATAGTACATGTTGGTATTAGCACTGCCTCCCATAAAGAACAATACCTCGTTCTTATAATCCGTATCTATAAAACCGGTATTACCGCTGAAGGCATTGATGTTTCCCTTATCATCAATACGGGGTTGTAAGGTGTTGAGGTCGGCAAGTGGCTTATTCGTCATCACATCCGTGGCAGCTTGTATGGCAACGTCGTATTGCCCCGTAAACAACGCCACCCTTGCCCGGAACAATTGCACCGATCCCGCATCAAACCGGAACTTACTACTACTCTTTTTTCCCGCTAGCAACCGCGCCGCTTCGCCAATATCCGTCTTTATCTGCTCGTATACTTTGCCGACAGTAGCCCTGGTATTATTCTGCGTATATTTTAACACGTCCTTGGCCTCCAATGGCATAGGAACTCCAGGCGATTCCAGGGTTGAAGTACTATAAGGCTCGGCATATAAATTGACCAGATAGAAATAACTGAACGCACGTAAAGCATACGCTTCCCCCTTCACCGTTTCATACCGCTCCCGTTCAGATACCTGTGGCGTATAATTACTCAGGTGATCCAATACCGTATTGGCATAGAATATAGACGAATACAACTGCCCCCAGTTAGGATCAGTCTCTACACCATCCAGCTGCTTCGTCGGCGCCCAGGTAAACCATAGCTCCTGTTCCTTCGTTGGATTATATAACGTAATAAGGTTAGCGTAAACATTGTCCGTCATCAACTCCGTCTTCATAAAGAAATCAGTACGGGGATAACCGCCCAGCAACACCGATTCATAATCCTCCAGGCTTACCGGTACCATGCTGTTCACCGGCTTGATATCTAATAGCTTATTACAACTGCTGACTACAGACACAAGTAGCAATAACAAAAGTGTATATGTCCTATGCATAGCGGCTGATTTAAAATTGTAAGGAGAGAGAGAAAGAATAAGATCTTGGTATCGGCAAATATGTATTACCAAAAGAAACATTCGCATTGTTGGTTTCCTTATAGTTCATCAATGAACCAGTAGCTTCCGGATCCTGCCCTTTTAATAACTTATTCTTCCATACATGAAGATTGTTACCCTGTATCATAAAGCGGATGTTCTGAATACCGCGTTTACGCATCGCTGTCGTATACAGGTCGTAACTAAGAGAAAGGTTCTGTAACCGTACAAAATCACCTTTTACCGTACGTAGGTCGCTATTGTCATACATCTGCCCGTTATATGGAGCAGCATTAGTAAGACCAGGTACGTCATTGTATGGTTCCAGTACAGGCACATTGGTATGCAACTCATCGCCGGGCTGACGCCAACGCTGCGCCATCTCCGCCGACAAGTTCTGGCTGGCCTCCGGAAATGAAAAAATGAACCCTCTCGTTAGGTTACGTAACCGTATCACATTCCCGAAACTGCCTATGAAAAGTGCAGATAACGTCAACTTCCGGTAACTGATCGTATTCGTGAATCCTCCCTGTATAACCGGCATAGTAGTGCCGCTGTACTCCAGCCCGTTTACAGATCGCATACCTGAGAGTACCGTCTCTCCCGCCTTATCCGTATAAAAGGTCGCCCGGCCTTCCTTATTCAATCCGGCATAACGGAAAGACCATAAACCATTAATAGGTTTACCGGGAATAGCCGCATTAGTATGACTCGAACGCTGGGCATTCGTCAGCGAATTAACACTGGGCAATGAATACACCTCCAGTACCTCGTTTTTATTATAACCGGCATTGATATTAGTAGACCAACGGAAGTCTTTAGTGTCGATGTTGATAGTGTTCAACGACAGCTCTATCCCACTGTTCT
Protein-coding regions in this window:
- a CDS encoding RagB/SusD family nutrient uptake outer membrane protein, whose translation is MHRTYTLLLLLLVSVVSSCNKLLDIKPVNSMVPVSLEDYESVLLGGYPRTDFFMKTELMTDNVYANLITLYNPTKEQELWFTWAPTKQLDGVETDPNWGQLYSSIFYANTVLDHLSNYTPQVSERERYETVKGEAYALRAFSYFYLVNLYAEPYSTSTLESPGVPMPLEAKDVLKYTQNNTRATVGKVYEQIKTDIGEAARLLAGKKSSSKFRFDAGSVQLFRARVALFTGQYDVAIQAATDVMTNKPLADLNTLQPRIDDKGNINAFSGNTGFIDTDYKNEVLFFMGGSANTNMYYYSQYMFKPSPELLLLCNRQENVTDYRKYIFSSFADLNTSDGKQTGSTMYNMYAKQENPSYFIGLKVSEAYVIRAEAYARQQQYEAALSDINTLLGRRIKRGQFVALRRGDFASNDAILQRILEERRLETAFDGGLRWMDLRRLGRPALVHVFKNGQTYELKKNDNRYLLQIPVSEQINSPEMPINP